In a genomic window of Gossypium raimondii isolate GPD5lz unplaced genomic scaffold, ASM2569854v1 Contig00099, whole genome shotgun sequence:
- the LOC128036937 gene encoding AAA-ATPase At3g50940-like translates to AWKRGYLLYGPPGTGKSSLVAAIANYMRYDVYDLQFQSVRNDSDLRRILTSTTNRSILLIEDIDCSTKVSHNRTKVKEKVKKKMMMMKIEMKPNVTLSGLLNFIDGLWSSCGNERIIIFTTNHKEKLDPALLRPGRMDVHIYMGYCSPAGFRKLAASYLGIKDDKLFGRIDDLIKSVEVTPAEVAQQLMISNEPKVALESLIEFLNAKKDIEEAAEKENSIEEEEVTEEMEVERQNSMLAESETRCIYLT, encoded by the exons GCTTGGAAACGAGGGTACCTTTTGTATGGTCCACCTGGGACAGGAAAATCATCACTGGTTGCTGCAATTGCGAATTACATGAGATATGATGTATATGATCTTCAGTTTCAAAGCGTTAGAAACGATTCCGATCTCAGACGCATACTCACATCCACCACGAACCGCTCCATTCTGCTTATTGAAGACATAGATTGTAGCACAAAAGTGTCACATAATCGAACCAAGGTCAAGGAaaaagtgaagaagaagatgatgatgatgaagatagAGATGAAACCAAAC GTAACACTGTCAGGCTTACTCAACTTCATTGATGGATTGTGGTCGAGCTGTGGGAACGAAAGAATCATAATCTTCACCACAAATCATAAAGAAAAGTTAGATCCGGCGCTGCTACGGCCAGGGCGAATGGACGTGCATATTTACATGGGATATTGTAGTCCAGCAGGATTCAGAAAACTTGCAGCTTCATATCTTGGGATCAAAGACGACAAACTGTTTGGCCGCATTGATGATCTGATTAAAAGTGTGGAGGTTACTCCAGCTGAAGTGGCACAACAACTAATGATCAGTAATGAACCAAAAGTTGCACTCGAAAGTCTCATTGAATTTCTTAACGCGAAGAAGGATATAGAGGAAGCAGCAGAGAAGGAAAATAGTATTGAAGAAGAGGAAGTAACAGAAGAAATGGAGGTTGAAAGACAAAATTCAATGCTTGCTGAGTCCGAAACAAGATGCATATATTTGACTTAG